A stretch of the Papaver somniferum cultivar HN1 chromosome 6, ASM357369v1, whole genome shotgun sequence genome encodes the following:
- the LOC113288759 gene encoding B-box zinc finger protein 21-like, whose translation MKIQCDVCNKDEAAVFCSADEAALCNGCDHRVHHANKLASKHHRFSLLHPSSSSSEIPRCDICQERRAFLFCREDRAILCRECDNSIHTANELTKKHNRFLLTGVKLSSTSQVFPSGSTSTTITSTSATNIDRDLAASADSNNIKNMIIASKNKTTPSVHTSTNSFATVLPSTVLPSKYCDHSGPTSGGSTSSISEYLMETLPGWQVEDFLVDSSPTTTHGNGFCKNEEDLHPYLDANYFDNQSNSQGYVVSEDLSLWVPETPVNPTYPFDGRKNGLNLKEFVKETPIMSSKQVNRGRSDHGFTVPSISPPSNKRSRHNW comes from the exons ATGAAGATCCAGTGTGATGTATGTAACAAAGACGAAGCTGCGGTTTTTTGTTCGGCTGATGAAGCTGCTCTTTGTAATGGTTGTGATCATCGTGTTCACCATGCCAACAAACTTGCTAGTAAACACCACCGTTTTTCTCTTCTCcatccttcttcatcttccagtgAAATTCCTCGTTGCGACATATGTCAG GAACGGCGAGCTTTTTTATTCTGCCGGGAAGATCGAGCAATCCTTTGCCGAGAATGTGATAATTCAATTCATACGGCCAATGAATTAacaaaaaaacataatagattccTTCTCACCGGCGTCAAGTTATCTTCTACCTCACAAGTCTTCCCTTCCGGTTCAACCAGTACTACTATCACCTCTACATCGGCAACTAATATCGACCGTGATCTCGCTGCTTCCGCGGACTCCAATAATATCAAAAACATGATCATAGCATCCAAAAATAAAACTACCCCCAGCGTTCATACTAGTACTAATTCTTTTGCAACGGTACTACCATCAACGGTATTACCATCAAAATATTGTGATCATTCTGGTCCAACAAGCGGAGGATCAACCAGCAGTATATCGGAGTACTTGATGGAGACATTACCTGGTTGGCAGGTTGAAGATTTTCTTGTCGATTCCTCTCCAACAACAACCCATGGAAATGGTTTTTGTAAG AATGAAGAAGATCTTCACCCATATTTGGATGCAAATTACTTCGATAATCAAAGTAACAGCCAAGGCTATGTTGTTTCTGAAGATTTGTCACTTTGGGTACCAGAAACACCAGTAAATCCGACTTATCCTTTCGATGGCCGAAAGAATGGATTAAATTTGAAGGAATTTGTCAAGGAAACCCCGATTATGAGCTCAAAGCAGGTGAATCGTGGAAGGAGTGACCATGGTTTTACAGTTCCTTCAATTAGTCCTCCATCTAACAAGAGATCAAGACATAACtggtaa